A single genomic interval of Saccharospirillum mangrovi harbors:
- a CDS encoding YkgJ family cysteine cluster protein, which yields MECRSGCGACCIAPSIKTPYFGMPEGKPAGVRCVHLLPDYRCGIFGQPERPAACAAFQAEPDFCGQDRTEALRILTQMETDTLPSIR from the coding sequence GTGGAGTGTCGTTCCGGGTGCGGTGCCTGTTGCATTGCGCCATCGATTAAGACGCCGTATTTCGGAATGCCCGAGGGCAAGCCTGCGGGCGTTCGTTGTGTGCATTTATTGCCGGATTATCGCTGCGGCATTTTCGGTCAACCGGAGCGACCGGCGGCTTGCGCGGCCTTTCAGGCGGAGCCGGATTTTTGCGGTCAGGATCGAACCGAAGCGCTGCGCATCTTAACGCAGATGGAAACCGATACGCTGCCGTCAATCAGATAA
- a CDS encoding alpha/beta fold hydrolase codes for MLHSHSLGKGPNLIILHGLFGSGDNWRSVAKALSDRFQVHCLDLPNHGQSPWTEQLNYPSFADAVRDWIDANGIKHTHLIGHSMGGKTAMQLALSGDTDWLQKLVIVDIAPRDYPPHHQDIFAALDAIDLSQFSDRRGVESALMEHGVRDLGIRQFLLKSLYRNDENQLAWRFNLELLKSSYDGIAKAPDFTAPFTGPTLFIKGMNSHYISRDDQPAIEERFPHAQAKLIEGAGHWPHAEKPRAFMRILEGFLPE; via the coding sequence ATGCTGCACAGCCATAGCCTGGGTAAAGGCCCGAATCTGATCATTCTGCACGGCCTGTTTGGCAGCGGCGACAACTGGCGCAGCGTCGCCAAGGCGCTGTCGGACCGCTTCCAGGTGCACTGCCTGGACCTGCCCAACCACGGCCAATCGCCCTGGACCGAGCAACTGAATTACCCGAGTTTTGCCGATGCGGTGCGCGACTGGATCGACGCCAACGGCATTAAACACACGCATCTGATCGGCCATTCAATGGGCGGCAAAACGGCAATGCAACTGGCGTTGTCCGGCGACACCGATTGGTTGCAGAAACTGGTGATTGTCGACATCGCGCCGCGCGATTATCCGCCGCATCATCAAGATATTTTTGCCGCACTCGACGCCATCGATCTGAGCCAGTTCAGCGACCGTCGCGGCGTTGAATCGGCCTTGATGGAGCACGGCGTGCGCGATCTGGGCATCCGTCAGTTTTTGCTGAAAAGCCTGTATCGCAATGATGAGAACCAACTGGCCTGGCGCTTTAATCTGGAATTACTGAAATCCAGCTACGACGGCATCGCCAAAGCACCAGACTTCACCGCGCCCTTTACCGGCCCAACTCTGTTTATCAAAGGCATGAACAGCCACTACATCAGCCGCGACGATCAACCCGCCATCGAAGAACGCTTTCCACACGCCCAAGCCAAACTGATTGAAGGCGCCGGCCATTGGCCGCACGCGGAAAAACCGCGTGCGTTCATGCGTATTTTGGAAGGGTTTTTACCGGAATAA